A genomic window from Gossypium hirsutum isolate 1008001.06 chromosome D10, Gossypium_hirsutum_v2.1, whole genome shotgun sequence includes:
- the LOC121203110 gene encoding auxin response factor 3 isoform X1, with amino-acid sequence MGCLIDLNATEEDETPSSCSLSPSSVLSASGFSSSVCLELLHACVGPLISLPKKGSVVVYFPQGHLEQAPEFSGLASVYDLPPHVFCRVLDVKLHAEGATDEVYAQVSLVPDNEQTEQKLQEVDGEDEDAEADMKLATPHMFCKTLTASDTSTHGGFSVPRRAAEDCFPPLDYDQQRPSQELVAKDLHGVEWRFRHIYRGQPRRHLLTTGWSAFVNKKKLVSGDAVLFLRGEDGELRLGIRRAAQIKNGASFLSLCSKQLNRSTFADAVHAISMKSVFSIYYNPSRASSSEFIVPVCKFRKSLDRSFSVGMRFKMRFETENAPERSCRSSGLITGTSDLDPVRWPGSKWKCLSVRWDDIDANKHGRVSHWEIELSGSISSSNCLLSPCSKRNRVGLPSGKPEFMVPDGIGAPDFGEPLRFQKVLQGQEILGFSTLYNSADSHNMHWSEIRRCFPGSNGSGIATIGNVGRDPPLNPVISYKGVGFGESFGFHKVLQGQEIFLSSLYRRGSTMEETRGNDGAGLPNVGQMSGTRSGWSSSMQGYNTHSPVQPSAQVSSPSSVLMFQQASNPVPNFNPTRNFNQEMERGVSSFRVPETYGAKLLSSSISEHDSQPLAAQPSFGTNQELASCKSSCRLFGFSLTEGDLDATKEDNVVHATLSLGRGSLLPCIGESFHPNPPAVASTVWKQLY; translated from the exons ATGGGGTGTTTAATCGATCTGAACGCTACTGAAGAAGATGAAACGCCGTCGTCTTGTTCTTTATCCCCATCTTCTGTATTGAGTGCTTCTGGTTTTAGTTCTTCAGTTTGTTTAGAGCTTTTGCATGCTTGTGTTGGTCCACTTATATCTTTACCAAAGAAAGGAAGTGTAGTGGTGTACTTCCCTCAAGGCCACTTGGAACAAGCTCCCGAATTTTCCGGCTTAGCTTCAGTTTATGATCTTCCTCCTCATGTGTTTTGTCGGGTTCTTGATGTTAAGCTCCAT GCTGAGGGTGCTACAGATGAGGTTTATGCTCAAGTTTCACTGGTTCCTGATAATGAG CAAACTGAGCAGAAGTTGCAAGAGGTAGACGGTGAGGATGAGGATGCCGAAGCAGATATGAAGTTAGCCACGCCGCACATGTTCTGTAAGACCCTTACGGCTTCCGATACCAGTACTCATGGTGGTTTCTCCGTTCCACGTCGAGCTGCCGAGGATTGCTTCCCTCCCTTG GATTATGATCAGCAGAGGCCATCTCAAGAGCTCGTTGCAAAAGATCTACATGGTGTAGAATGGAGATTTCGACACATTTATAGAG GGCAACCACGGAGGCATTTGCTCACTACTGGGTGGAGTGCTTTCGTAAACAAGAAGAAACTCGTATCCGGAGATGCTGTGCTTTTTCTTAG AGGCGAGGATGGAGAACTGAGGCTGGGAATCCGAAGAGCTGCccaaattaaaaacggggcttcttttctttctttgtgcAGCAAGCAGTTGAACCGCAGCACTTTTGCAGATGCGGTCCATGCTATATCTATGAAAAGCGTTTTCAGCATTTACTACAATCCAAG CAGGGCTAGTTCATCGGAGTTCATAGTTCCGGTCTGTAAATTCAGGAAGAGTCTTGATCGTTCATTTTCTGTTGGAATGAGGTTCAAAATGCGGTTTGAAACTGAAAATGCACCAGAACGAAG TTGTAGATCCTCGGGACTCATAACTGGAACTAGTGATTTGGATCCTGTTAGATGGCCTGGTTCAAAATGGAAATGCTTGTCG GTAAGGTGGGATGATATTGACGCCAACAAGCACGGGAGGGTTTCTCACTGGGAAATTGAACTTTCCGGTTCTATTTCTAGTTCTAACTGCTTGCTCTCACCCTGTTCGAAAAGGAACAGGGTTGGATTGCCTTCAGGAAAACCGGAATTTATGGTTCCTG ATGGAATTGGAGCACCCGACTTTGGGGAACCTTTGCGGTTCCAAAAGGTCTTGCAAGGTCAAGAAATATTGGGTTTTAGCACTCTTTATAATAGTGCTGATAGTCACAACATGCATTGGTCTGAAATACGACGGTGCTTTCCTGGATCTAATGGTTCTGGCATTGCTACAATTGGAAATGTTGGTAGAGACCCTCCGTTGAATCCCGTTATTTCCTATAAAGGTGTAGGCTTTGGGGAATCTTTTGGATTCCATAAGGTCTTGCAAGGTCAAGAAATTTTTCTAAGCTCTCTGTATAGAAGAGGCTCAACTATGGAAGAGACTCGAGGAAATGACGGTGCTGGTCTCCCTAATGTTGGGCAAATGTCGGGAACTAGAAGTGGATGGTCTTCCTCGATGCAGGGATATAATACACATAGTCCTGTACAACCATCTGCGCAAGTTTCCTCACCATCTTCTGTGTTGATGTTCCAACAAGCAAGCAATCCAGTTCCGAACTTCAATCCTACTCGTAACTTCAACCAGGAAATGGAGCGGGGAGTGAGTTCTTTTCGTGTGCCTGAAACTTATGGGGCCAAGTTACTGTCATCGTCAATCAGCGAACATGATTCACAACCTCTGGCAGCTCAACCTTCTTTTGGGACCAATCAAGAATTAGCCTCGTGTAAAAGTAGCTGCAGGCTTTTTGGTTTCTCCTTAACTGAAGGAGATCTTGATGCAACTAAGGAAGACAACGTGGTACATGCAACATTATCATTGGGTCGTGGTTCGCTTTTACCTTGTATTGGAGAAAGTTTCCATCCAAATCCTCCTGCAGTGGCAAGCACAGTTTGGAAGCAATTGTACTAA
- the LOC121203110 gene encoding auxin response factor 3 isoform X2, with protein sequence MGCLIDLNATEEDETPSSCSLSPSSVLSASGFSSSVCLELLHACVGPLISLPKKGSVVVYFPQGHLEQAPEFSGLASVYDLPPHVFCRVLDVKLHAEGATDEVYAQVSLVPDNEQTEQKLQEVDGEDEDAEADMKLATPHMFCKTLTASDTSTHGGFSVPRRAAEDCFPPLDYDQQRPSQELVAKDLHGVEWRFRHIYRGQPRRHLLTTGWSAFVNKKKLVSGDAVLFLRGEDGELRLGIRRAAQIKNGASFLSLCSKQLNRSTFADAVHAISMKSVFSIYYNPRASSSEFIVPVCKFRKSLDRSFSVGMRFKMRFETENAPERSCRSSGLITGTSDLDPVRWPGSKWKCLSVRWDDIDANKHGRVSHWEIELSGSISSSNCLLSPCSKRNRVGLPSGKPEFMVPDGIGAPDFGEPLRFQKVLQGQEILGFSTLYNSADSHNMHWSEIRRCFPGSNGSGIATIGNVGRDPPLNPVISYKGVGFGESFGFHKVLQGQEIFLSSLYRRGSTMEETRGNDGAGLPNVGQMSGTRSGWSSSMQGYNTHSPVQPSAQVSSPSSVLMFQQASNPVPNFNPTRNFNQEMERGVSSFRVPETYGAKLLSSSISEHDSQPLAAQPSFGTNQELASCKSSCRLFGFSLTEGDLDATKEDNVVHATLSLGRGSLLPCIGESFHPNPPAVASTVWKQLY encoded by the exons ATGGGGTGTTTAATCGATCTGAACGCTACTGAAGAAGATGAAACGCCGTCGTCTTGTTCTTTATCCCCATCTTCTGTATTGAGTGCTTCTGGTTTTAGTTCTTCAGTTTGTTTAGAGCTTTTGCATGCTTGTGTTGGTCCACTTATATCTTTACCAAAGAAAGGAAGTGTAGTGGTGTACTTCCCTCAAGGCCACTTGGAACAAGCTCCCGAATTTTCCGGCTTAGCTTCAGTTTATGATCTTCCTCCTCATGTGTTTTGTCGGGTTCTTGATGTTAAGCTCCAT GCTGAGGGTGCTACAGATGAGGTTTATGCTCAAGTTTCACTGGTTCCTGATAATGAG CAAACTGAGCAGAAGTTGCAAGAGGTAGACGGTGAGGATGAGGATGCCGAAGCAGATATGAAGTTAGCCACGCCGCACATGTTCTGTAAGACCCTTACGGCTTCCGATACCAGTACTCATGGTGGTTTCTCCGTTCCACGTCGAGCTGCCGAGGATTGCTTCCCTCCCTTG GATTATGATCAGCAGAGGCCATCTCAAGAGCTCGTTGCAAAAGATCTACATGGTGTAGAATGGAGATTTCGACACATTTATAGAG GGCAACCACGGAGGCATTTGCTCACTACTGGGTGGAGTGCTTTCGTAAACAAGAAGAAACTCGTATCCGGAGATGCTGTGCTTTTTCTTAG AGGCGAGGATGGAGAACTGAGGCTGGGAATCCGAAGAGCTGCccaaattaaaaacggggcttcttttctttctttgtgcAGCAAGCAGTTGAACCGCAGCACTTTTGCAGATGCGGTCCATGCTATATCTATGAAAAGCGTTTTCAGCATTTACTACAATCCAAG GGCTAGTTCATCGGAGTTCATAGTTCCGGTCTGTAAATTCAGGAAGAGTCTTGATCGTTCATTTTCTGTTGGAATGAGGTTCAAAATGCGGTTTGAAACTGAAAATGCACCAGAACGAAG TTGTAGATCCTCGGGACTCATAACTGGAACTAGTGATTTGGATCCTGTTAGATGGCCTGGTTCAAAATGGAAATGCTTGTCG GTAAGGTGGGATGATATTGACGCCAACAAGCACGGGAGGGTTTCTCACTGGGAAATTGAACTTTCCGGTTCTATTTCTAGTTCTAACTGCTTGCTCTCACCCTGTTCGAAAAGGAACAGGGTTGGATTGCCTTCAGGAAAACCGGAATTTATGGTTCCTG ATGGAATTGGAGCACCCGACTTTGGGGAACCTTTGCGGTTCCAAAAGGTCTTGCAAGGTCAAGAAATATTGGGTTTTAGCACTCTTTATAATAGTGCTGATAGTCACAACATGCATTGGTCTGAAATACGACGGTGCTTTCCTGGATCTAATGGTTCTGGCATTGCTACAATTGGAAATGTTGGTAGAGACCCTCCGTTGAATCCCGTTATTTCCTATAAAGGTGTAGGCTTTGGGGAATCTTTTGGATTCCATAAGGTCTTGCAAGGTCAAGAAATTTTTCTAAGCTCTCTGTATAGAAGAGGCTCAACTATGGAAGAGACTCGAGGAAATGACGGTGCTGGTCTCCCTAATGTTGGGCAAATGTCGGGAACTAGAAGTGGATGGTCTTCCTCGATGCAGGGATATAATACACATAGTCCTGTACAACCATCTGCGCAAGTTTCCTCACCATCTTCTGTGTTGATGTTCCAACAAGCAAGCAATCCAGTTCCGAACTTCAATCCTACTCGTAACTTCAACCAGGAAATGGAGCGGGGAGTGAGTTCTTTTCGTGTGCCTGAAACTTATGGGGCCAAGTTACTGTCATCGTCAATCAGCGAACATGATTCACAACCTCTGGCAGCTCAACCTTCTTTTGGGACCAATCAAGAATTAGCCTCGTGTAAAAGTAGCTGCAGGCTTTTTGGTTTCTCCTTAACTGAAGGAGATCTTGATGCAACTAAGGAAGACAACGTGGTACATGCAACATTATCATTGGGTCGTGGTTCGCTTTTACCTTGTATTGGAGAAAGTTTCCATCCAAATCCTCCTGCAGTGGCAAGCACAGTTTGGAAGCAATTGTACTAA
- the LOC121203110 gene encoding auxin response factor 3 isoform X4 produces MGCLIDLNATEEDETPSSCSLSPSSVLSASGFSSSVCLELLHACVGPLISLPKKGSVVVYFPQGHLEQAPEFSGLASVYDLPPHVFCRVLDVKLHAEGATDEVYAQVSLVPDNEQTEQKLQEVDGEDEDAEADMKLATPHMFCKTLTASDTSTHGGFSVPRRAAEDCFPPLDYDQQRPSQELVAKDLHGVEWRFRHIYRGQPRRHLLTTGWSAFVNKKKLVSGDAVLFLRGEDGELRLGIRRAAQIKNGASFLSLCSKQLNRSTFADAVHAISMKSVFSIYYNPRASSSEFIVPVCKFRKSLDRSFSVGMRFKMRFETENAPERRSSGLITGTSDLDPVRWPGSKWKCLSVRWDDIDANKHGRVSHWEIELSGSISSSNCLLSPCSKRNRVGLPSGKPEFMVPDGIGAPDFGEPLRFQKVLQGQEILGFSTLYNSADSHNMHWSEIRRCFPGSNGSGIATIGNVGRDPPLNPVISYKGVGFGESFGFHKVLQGQEIFLSSLYRRGSTMEETRGNDGAGLPNVGQMSGTRSGWSSSMQGYNTHSPVQPSAQVSSPSSVLMFQQASNPVPNFNPTRNFNQEMERGVSSFRVPETYGAKLLSSSISEHDSQPLAAQPSFGTNQELASCKSSCRLFGFSLTEGDLDATKEDNVVHATLSLGRGSLLPCIGESFHPNPPAVASTVWKQLY; encoded by the exons ATGGGGTGTTTAATCGATCTGAACGCTACTGAAGAAGATGAAACGCCGTCGTCTTGTTCTTTATCCCCATCTTCTGTATTGAGTGCTTCTGGTTTTAGTTCTTCAGTTTGTTTAGAGCTTTTGCATGCTTGTGTTGGTCCACTTATATCTTTACCAAAGAAAGGAAGTGTAGTGGTGTACTTCCCTCAAGGCCACTTGGAACAAGCTCCCGAATTTTCCGGCTTAGCTTCAGTTTATGATCTTCCTCCTCATGTGTTTTGTCGGGTTCTTGATGTTAAGCTCCAT GCTGAGGGTGCTACAGATGAGGTTTATGCTCAAGTTTCACTGGTTCCTGATAATGAG CAAACTGAGCAGAAGTTGCAAGAGGTAGACGGTGAGGATGAGGATGCCGAAGCAGATATGAAGTTAGCCACGCCGCACATGTTCTGTAAGACCCTTACGGCTTCCGATACCAGTACTCATGGTGGTTTCTCCGTTCCACGTCGAGCTGCCGAGGATTGCTTCCCTCCCTTG GATTATGATCAGCAGAGGCCATCTCAAGAGCTCGTTGCAAAAGATCTACATGGTGTAGAATGGAGATTTCGACACATTTATAGAG GGCAACCACGGAGGCATTTGCTCACTACTGGGTGGAGTGCTTTCGTAAACAAGAAGAAACTCGTATCCGGAGATGCTGTGCTTTTTCTTAG AGGCGAGGATGGAGAACTGAGGCTGGGAATCCGAAGAGCTGCccaaattaaaaacggggcttcttttctttctttgtgcAGCAAGCAGTTGAACCGCAGCACTTTTGCAGATGCGGTCCATGCTATATCTATGAAAAGCGTTTTCAGCATTTACTACAATCCAAG GGCTAGTTCATCGGAGTTCATAGTTCCGGTCTGTAAATTCAGGAAGAGTCTTGATCGTTCATTTTCTGTTGGAATGAGGTTCAAAATGCGGTTTGAAACTGAAAATGCACCAGAACGAAG ATCCTCGGGACTCATAACTGGAACTAGTGATTTGGATCCTGTTAGATGGCCTGGTTCAAAATGGAAATGCTTGTCG GTAAGGTGGGATGATATTGACGCCAACAAGCACGGGAGGGTTTCTCACTGGGAAATTGAACTTTCCGGTTCTATTTCTAGTTCTAACTGCTTGCTCTCACCCTGTTCGAAAAGGAACAGGGTTGGATTGCCTTCAGGAAAACCGGAATTTATGGTTCCTG ATGGAATTGGAGCACCCGACTTTGGGGAACCTTTGCGGTTCCAAAAGGTCTTGCAAGGTCAAGAAATATTGGGTTTTAGCACTCTTTATAATAGTGCTGATAGTCACAACATGCATTGGTCTGAAATACGACGGTGCTTTCCTGGATCTAATGGTTCTGGCATTGCTACAATTGGAAATGTTGGTAGAGACCCTCCGTTGAATCCCGTTATTTCCTATAAAGGTGTAGGCTTTGGGGAATCTTTTGGATTCCATAAGGTCTTGCAAGGTCAAGAAATTTTTCTAAGCTCTCTGTATAGAAGAGGCTCAACTATGGAAGAGACTCGAGGAAATGACGGTGCTGGTCTCCCTAATGTTGGGCAAATGTCGGGAACTAGAAGTGGATGGTCTTCCTCGATGCAGGGATATAATACACATAGTCCTGTACAACCATCTGCGCAAGTTTCCTCACCATCTTCTGTGTTGATGTTCCAACAAGCAAGCAATCCAGTTCCGAACTTCAATCCTACTCGTAACTTCAACCAGGAAATGGAGCGGGGAGTGAGTTCTTTTCGTGTGCCTGAAACTTATGGGGCCAAGTTACTGTCATCGTCAATCAGCGAACATGATTCACAACCTCTGGCAGCTCAACCTTCTTTTGGGACCAATCAAGAATTAGCCTCGTGTAAAAGTAGCTGCAGGCTTTTTGGTTTCTCCTTAACTGAAGGAGATCTTGATGCAACTAAGGAAGACAACGTGGTACATGCAACATTATCATTGGGTCGTGGTTCGCTTTTACCTTGTATTGGAGAAAGTTTCCATCCAAATCCTCCTGCAGTGGCAAGCACAGTTTGGAAGCAATTGTACTAA
- the LOC121203110 gene encoding auxin response factor 3 isoform X3, producing the protein MGCLIDLNATEEDETPSSCSLSPSSVLSASGFSSSVCLELLHACVGPLISLPKKGSVVVYFPQGHLEQAPEFSGLASVYDLPPHVFCRVLDVKLHAEGATDEVYAQVSLVPDNEQTEQKLQEVDGEDEDAEADMKLATPHMFCKTLTASDTSTHGGFSVPRRAAEDCFPPLDYDQQRPSQELVAKDLHGVEWRFRHIYRGQPRRHLLTTGWSAFVNKKKLVSGDAVLFLRGEDGELRLGIRRAAQIKNGASFLSLCSKQLNRSTFADAVHAISMKSVFSIYYNPSRASSSEFIVPVCKFRKSLDRSFSVGMRFKMRFETENAPERRSSGLITGTSDLDPVRWPGSKWKCLSVRWDDIDANKHGRVSHWEIELSGSISSSNCLLSPCSKRNRVGLPSGKPEFMVPDGIGAPDFGEPLRFQKVLQGQEILGFSTLYNSADSHNMHWSEIRRCFPGSNGSGIATIGNVGRDPPLNPVISYKGVGFGESFGFHKVLQGQEIFLSSLYRRGSTMEETRGNDGAGLPNVGQMSGTRSGWSSSMQGYNTHSPVQPSAQVSSPSSVLMFQQASNPVPNFNPTRNFNQEMERGVSSFRVPETYGAKLLSSSISEHDSQPLAAQPSFGTNQELASCKSSCRLFGFSLTEGDLDATKEDNVVHATLSLGRGSLLPCIGESFHPNPPAVASTVWKQLY; encoded by the exons ATGGGGTGTTTAATCGATCTGAACGCTACTGAAGAAGATGAAACGCCGTCGTCTTGTTCTTTATCCCCATCTTCTGTATTGAGTGCTTCTGGTTTTAGTTCTTCAGTTTGTTTAGAGCTTTTGCATGCTTGTGTTGGTCCACTTATATCTTTACCAAAGAAAGGAAGTGTAGTGGTGTACTTCCCTCAAGGCCACTTGGAACAAGCTCCCGAATTTTCCGGCTTAGCTTCAGTTTATGATCTTCCTCCTCATGTGTTTTGTCGGGTTCTTGATGTTAAGCTCCAT GCTGAGGGTGCTACAGATGAGGTTTATGCTCAAGTTTCACTGGTTCCTGATAATGAG CAAACTGAGCAGAAGTTGCAAGAGGTAGACGGTGAGGATGAGGATGCCGAAGCAGATATGAAGTTAGCCACGCCGCACATGTTCTGTAAGACCCTTACGGCTTCCGATACCAGTACTCATGGTGGTTTCTCCGTTCCACGTCGAGCTGCCGAGGATTGCTTCCCTCCCTTG GATTATGATCAGCAGAGGCCATCTCAAGAGCTCGTTGCAAAAGATCTACATGGTGTAGAATGGAGATTTCGACACATTTATAGAG GGCAACCACGGAGGCATTTGCTCACTACTGGGTGGAGTGCTTTCGTAAACAAGAAGAAACTCGTATCCGGAGATGCTGTGCTTTTTCTTAG AGGCGAGGATGGAGAACTGAGGCTGGGAATCCGAAGAGCTGCccaaattaaaaacggggcttcttttctttctttgtgcAGCAAGCAGTTGAACCGCAGCACTTTTGCAGATGCGGTCCATGCTATATCTATGAAAAGCGTTTTCAGCATTTACTACAATCCAAG CAGGGCTAGTTCATCGGAGTTCATAGTTCCGGTCTGTAAATTCAGGAAGAGTCTTGATCGTTCATTTTCTGTTGGAATGAGGTTCAAAATGCGGTTTGAAACTGAAAATGCACCAGAACGAAG ATCCTCGGGACTCATAACTGGAACTAGTGATTTGGATCCTGTTAGATGGCCTGGTTCAAAATGGAAATGCTTGTCG GTAAGGTGGGATGATATTGACGCCAACAAGCACGGGAGGGTTTCTCACTGGGAAATTGAACTTTCCGGTTCTATTTCTAGTTCTAACTGCTTGCTCTCACCCTGTTCGAAAAGGAACAGGGTTGGATTGCCTTCAGGAAAACCGGAATTTATGGTTCCTG ATGGAATTGGAGCACCCGACTTTGGGGAACCTTTGCGGTTCCAAAAGGTCTTGCAAGGTCAAGAAATATTGGGTTTTAGCACTCTTTATAATAGTGCTGATAGTCACAACATGCATTGGTCTGAAATACGACGGTGCTTTCCTGGATCTAATGGTTCTGGCATTGCTACAATTGGAAATGTTGGTAGAGACCCTCCGTTGAATCCCGTTATTTCCTATAAAGGTGTAGGCTTTGGGGAATCTTTTGGATTCCATAAGGTCTTGCAAGGTCAAGAAATTTTTCTAAGCTCTCTGTATAGAAGAGGCTCAACTATGGAAGAGACTCGAGGAAATGACGGTGCTGGTCTCCCTAATGTTGGGCAAATGTCGGGAACTAGAAGTGGATGGTCTTCCTCGATGCAGGGATATAATACACATAGTCCTGTACAACCATCTGCGCAAGTTTCCTCACCATCTTCTGTGTTGATGTTCCAACAAGCAAGCAATCCAGTTCCGAACTTCAATCCTACTCGTAACTTCAACCAGGAAATGGAGCGGGGAGTGAGTTCTTTTCGTGTGCCTGAAACTTATGGGGCCAAGTTACTGTCATCGTCAATCAGCGAACATGATTCACAACCTCTGGCAGCTCAACCTTCTTTTGGGACCAATCAAGAATTAGCCTCGTGTAAAAGTAGCTGCAGGCTTTTTGGTTTCTCCTTAACTGAAGGAGATCTTGATGCAACTAAGGAAGACAACGTGGTACATGCAACATTATCATTGGGTCGTGGTTCGCTTTTACCTTGTATTGGAGAAAGTTTCCATCCAAATCCTCCTGCAGTGGCAAGCACAGTTTGGAAGCAATTGTACTAA